The proteins below come from a single Deltaproteobacteria bacterium genomic window:
- a CDS encoding amino acid adenylation domain-containing protein, giving the protein MSSIDALMSQLRELNITLWVDGEQLGCRAPKGTLTAQLTKELSARKSDIVRYLQQAEALTATAGSSIKPVPRHQPLLLSFGQQRLWFLDRLEGPSPTYTMPLAFRLDGPVDANALQRALVEITARHEVLRTNFTVRDQHPIVQIHQTAEGFFTARALDEPLSSARAEQELAVQRLVQEEAQRCFDLSADRLLHVTLVRLSDSAHLLLLTLHHIVADGWSLGVFIRELASLYAAFSQGQPSPLPPLPLQYVDYAHWQRERLQGDFLASQLAYWRTQLAGVPEVLALPTDRPRPPIQTYRGCSLSELLDAGLTTRLYALSQTSGTTLFMTLAAGFAILLSRYSSQPDIVIGTPIANRNHPDLEGLIGLFINTLVLRFDLSGDLSMQDFLAQVRQTCLQAYDHQDVPFEQLVDELKPPRTLSHSPLIQVAFDLQNTPMDKVEMAGLTVRSLTQPAIASKFDLSLSIEETGAQLSALLTYNPDLFDEATIRRMMSHYQVLLAGIVAAPQSPLSHLPLLSEEERHHSVYAYNETKTTYPSEQTVLTLFEAWAGQVPDRVALSFADQSLTYGQLRQRVNQVAAYLQTVGVGPEVLVALCMERSLDMVIGLLGILKAGGAYIPLDPAYPQERLARVLEDARPAVILTQEYLESGLPRSAAQVICLDRDWPVISALDRGCVRPSLTPDNIAYVIYTSGSTGRPKGVQVNHRALLNFLVSMREEPGFTEQDVILAITTISFDIAALEIYLPLTVGAHLVVAGRETVRDGRQLQAVLQSRSVTCMQATPATWRVLVETGWEPLSPFTALCGGEALPVALAQQLLRKGVRLWNLYGPTETTIWSAVREVKDKESGDTDGRVTEGVEPIGHPINNTQLYIVDLHTQPLPIGIPGELYIGGDGLARGYLNQPTLTATSYVPDPFSTVSGSRLYRTGDLVRRVPDGRIDFLGRIDFQVKIRGYRIELGEIETGLSQQPGIKYAVVLAREDTPGDKRLVAYLLASDEPPPAIDQLRARLKDILPEYMVPAAFVFLDAMPLTPNGKVDRKALPAPDQGRPELHASFLAPRSELERTIADIWRQVLKVEHVGIDDNFFDLGGHSLRITQVHEALRTQVAQPLPLVTLFQYPTIRTLAGWLSQEEASAPIHLRPRARSISNQTQEIAIIGLAGRFPDADDLQTYWRNLREGRESIRFFSDQELLTAGVEPELISQPNYVRANGCLSDIASFDAAFFGFTPAEAEVMDPQHRLFLESAWHTLEHAGYGVTQNGTRIGVFAGCSHNGYLIHNLLPHLYLTEQPGIYQVILGNDKDFLPTRTSYALDLKGPSVNVQTACSTSLVAVHLACKSLLDGECEMALAGGVALKIPQVSGYVYQEGMIHSPDGHCRAFDANAQGTTWGSGVGIVLLKPLAAARADRDTIYAVIKGSAINNDGAVKVGFTAPGVQGQAEVIAEAQARAGVDPDSISYIEAHGTGTPMGDPIEIAALTRAFQEGTQQQQFCAVGTVKTNIGHLDTAAGIAGLCKTVLALQHQQIPPTLNFHHANPEIDFAHSPFYVNDQLRAWPVNGTPRRAGVSSFGIGGTNAHLIVEEAPAPEPSSSSRPCQLLIVSARSQTAESDMRSNLSAHLRNQPGLAIADVGYTLAVGRRQFAHRSAVVCRDGEDAVVALHASDRLRSGQVQKVGTEQTVIFMFPGQGAQYAGMGAELYRTEAVFRQQIDQCAELLQEELGLDLRQVLYPQPQDMAAATAQMAQTWLTQPALFVTEYALARLWIAWGVTPRAMIGHSLGEYVAACLAGVFDLKTALQLVARRGRLMWEQPQGAMLAVSLSAADVRPLLTDSVSIAAVNTPGECVVSGPTPALEALAARLEKDGVPCRFLQTSHAFHSAMMETVVTPFTKILENVQLNPPTLPFVSNLTGRWIRADEATDPHYWAQHLRCTVNFAAGIATILDQPNRLLLEVGPGTTLGGFARRQPLAKNGHTVLASLRRPDPKRHSDGRSGETWTLLDSLGQLWTAGVEVDWSAYYGHERLSRIPLPGYPFERQRYWIDAPDLATLTRQHNPHKKQPFEQWFYLPGWKPTLTPRAIGSEDFAGASRLWLVLSDNTELSQRTIAKLQHEGQEVITVFQSNRCERSGQTFWLRPLAPDDYEFMIQAIGERSIYKILHLWSLSVSDEQGPDYFARAQEGGYYSLLFLGRALAKQQSCPGTTIAVITNHVHDVNGLGEVCPEKATLLGPCLVMPQEMPQITCRCLDIVLPQQGRDVPASDVESLVGTVLAELEVGPGDPLVAYRGQRRLVPRFDRVTLDAEVSPVRRLRQQGVYVITGGLGNVSLRLARYLAETVQARIVLLGRSFFPAPSQWDPWLQCHPEHDELSCKIRLMREIEAMGAEVLLVRADVADEQEMRAAFAEVHDRFGVIHGVIHAAGSLDDSSYVTAFTDVGQNESQVQFTAKVHGLYVLEKLLQGHALDFCLVTSSNSAVLGGVGFTAYSAANSFIDAFVARQNRQGRTPWLSANWDAWPAEQPAQMSTATELSMTPVESVKTFQRLVSCVAAGRLIIATGDLQARFDYWVRRQGDLAGHRTPAPGADHVRPELTTTYAAPTGEVASQLAALWQQLLGFATVGIHDDFFELGGDSLMAIRLMAMIKERFGKRLPISVLLANPTIHHLVEVLEEPESAFAFSPLVTLQAKGTRQAFYCVPGTGGNVLYFHEFARCLAEYGHPFYGFQALGLDGHIPPLTRIEEIAAQNIHALQQGQPQGPYYLGGHSFGSWVALEMARQLQTNGHQVAIVAILDTGVPSVRDLSAMGGWNDTRWLIALADTLSRMYENPASLHYDDLAALTWTAQIEVLTRTMETLGIIQPGTDASEIRGFVEVYKTQAQIRYHPEPSPRVRVALFRAREPHADFLSGMPESVKNDETWGWQRYSDGQPIVEYVPGNHLTMMNQPHVRQLAERLHVVLSGI; this is encoded by the coding sequence GTGAGTTCCATTGACGCACTCATGTCTCAGTTGCGTGAGCTCAATATCACGCTCTGGGTCGACGGTGAGCAGTTGGGTTGTCGAGCTCCCAAGGGGACCTTGACCGCGCAGTTGACCAAAGAGTTATCCGCACGCAAGAGCGACATCGTGCGCTATCTGCAACAGGCGGAGGCGCTGACCGCAACCGCAGGCAGTAGCATCAAGCCTGTGCCGCGACATCAACCGCTCCTCCTCTCATTCGGACAACAACGCTTGTGGTTTCTCGATCGTCTTGAAGGCCCTTCACCAACCTATACGATGCCACTCGCTTTCCGACTCGACGGACCCGTGGATGCCAATGCGTTGCAGCGGGCATTGGTCGAGATCACCGCCCGCCATGAGGTGCTACGGACAAATTTCACTGTCCGTGATCAACACCCAATTGTGCAGATTCACCAGACGGCAGAAGGGTTCTTTACTGCTCGCGCATTGGACGAGCCGTTATCGAGCGCTCGCGCTGAACAAGAGCTGGCGGTTCAGCGGCTGGTCCAGGAAGAAGCGCAGCGCTGTTTCGACCTCAGCGCGGATCGGCTGCTGCACGTGACTTTGGTGCGGCTGAGCGATAGCGCTCACCTGTTGTTACTCACCCTGCACCACATTGTTGCTGATGGCTGGTCTTTGGGGGTGTTCATCCGCGAACTTGCCAGTCTGTATGCGGCCTTCAGCCAAGGGCAGCCCTCTCCTCTGCCGCCACTGCCGCTTCAGTATGTCGATTATGCCCATTGGCAACGTGAGCGCTTACAAGGCGATTTCCTTGCTTCGCAACTCGCCTATTGGCGGACGCAACTGGCTGGAGTTCCCGAAGTGCTTGCGCTACCAACTGACCGCCCCCGGCCCCCGATCCAAACCTATCGCGGCTGCAGTCTGAGTGAGCTGCTGGACGCTGGATTAACGACTCGGCTGTACGCGCTCAGCCAGACTTCGGGAACAACGCTGTTCATGACCCTCGCTGCCGGGTTCGCGATCCTGTTGTCGCGCTACAGCAGCCAGCCCGATATTGTCATTGGTACGCCGATCGCAAATCGCAATCACCCAGACCTTGAGGGCTTGATTGGGCTGTTTATCAATACTCTGGTGCTGCGCTTCGATCTTTCCGGCGATCTGTCAATGCAGGATTTCCTCGCCCAAGTGCGGCAGACCTGTCTGCAAGCGTATGACCATCAGGATGTACCCTTCGAGCAACTCGTCGATGAACTGAAGCCACCCCGCACGCTCAGTCACTCGCCCCTCATCCAGGTCGCATTTGACCTGCAGAATACGCCGATGGACAAGGTCGAGATGGCTGGCTTGACCGTGCGATCTCTGACTCAGCCAGCGATTGCTTCAAAGTTCGACCTGAGTTTGTCGATAGAGGAAACCGGTGCGCAACTCTCTGCACTGTTGACGTATAATCCCGATCTGTTCGATGAGGCGACCATCCGCCGCATGATGAGCCACTATCAGGTGCTCTTGGCAGGAATAGTCGCTGCTCCACAATCGCCTCTGTCCCACCTGCCCCTTTTGAGCGAGGAGGAACGACATCACAGTGTGTATGCCTATAACGAGACAAAGACGACGTATCCGAGTGAGCAAACGGTGCTCACCCTGTTTGAAGCATGGGCAGGCCAGGTGCCGGACCGTGTGGCGCTGAGCTTTGCCGACCAGTCGCTGACTTATGGTCAGCTACGGCAACGGGTGAACCAAGTGGCCGCGTATTTACAGACTGTGGGTGTCGGTCCAGAAGTACTCGTAGCCTTATGCATGGAACGCTCACTGGACATGGTCATCGGGCTCTTAGGTATCCTAAAAGCCGGAGGAGCCTATATTCCGCTTGATCCAGCCTATCCGCAGGAACGGCTCGCGCGCGTACTTGAGGACGCCCGCCCGGCGGTGATTCTCACCCAGGAATATCTGGAAAGCGGCTTACCGAGAAGCGCAGCCCAGGTGATTTGCCTCGACCGCGATTGGCCTGTCATTTCCGCTTTGGATCGAGGCTGTGTACGTCCGTCGCTCACACCCGACAACATCGCTTATGTGATCTATACCTCGGGCTCGACCGGGCGACCCAAGGGCGTGCAGGTCAACCATCGCGCCTTGCTGAACTTCCTCGTTTCCATGCGCGAGGAACCTGGGTTCACCGAACAAGATGTGATCCTCGCGATCACCACCATTTCCTTTGATATTGCTGCACTGGAAATCTATCTGCCCCTGACCGTGGGTGCGCATCTCGTCGTGGCCGGACGTGAGACTGTCCGCGATGGCCGACAGTTACAAGCTGTGCTGCAGAGCCGGAGTGTGACGTGCATGCAGGCGACGCCAGCTACGTGGCGCGTCCTGGTTGAAACAGGGTGGGAACCGCTGTCGCCCTTCACTGCACTGTGCGGCGGGGAAGCATTACCTGTCGCGTTGGCTCAGCAACTCTTGCGCAAGGGCGTGCGACTGTGGAATCTCTATGGTCCGACCGAGACCACGATCTGGTCGGCTGTCCGTGAGGTCAAAGACAAAGAGTCAGGGGACACTGATGGGCGTGTCACAGAGGGTGTCGAGCCGATCGGCCATCCGATTAACAATACGCAACTCTATATTGTAGATTTGCATACGCAGCCCCTGCCCATTGGTATCCCTGGAGAGTTGTATATCGGCGGCGACGGCCTTGCGCGTGGCTATCTGAACCAGCCCACACTGACAGCCACCAGCTATGTGCCAGACCCGTTCTCTACTGTTTCTGGGTCACGTCTGTATCGCACCGGCGATCTCGTCCGCCGTGTCCCCGATGGGCGCATCGATTTTCTCGGACGGATCGACTTTCAAGTCAAGATTCGTGGCTACCGCATTGAATTGGGAGAGATTGAAACGGGACTGAGCCAGCAGCCGGGTATCAAATATGCCGTTGTCTTAGCTCGGGAGGACACACCGGGTGACAAACGTTTGGTGGCCTATCTCCTTGCCTCGGACGAGCCACCGCCTGCAATCGACCAACTCCGCGCGCGCCTGAAGGACATCCTCCCGGAATATATGGTTCCCGCCGCATTTGTCTTTCTCGACGCCATGCCGCTGACACCCAATGGCAAGGTTGATCGTAAAGCACTCCCTGCGCCAGACCAGGGTCGACCGGAGTTGCATGCGTCCTTTCTCGCGCCTCGCAGTGAGTTAGAACGGACGATCGCCGATATTTGGCGGCAGGTGCTCAAGGTCGAACACGTGGGTATTGACGATAACTTCTTTGATTTGGGCGGTCACTCGCTACGCATCACCCAAGTGCATGAGGCCTTGCGTACGCAGGTCGCACAACCGTTGCCTTTGGTCACACTGTTTCAATACCCCACAATCCGCACTCTTGCCGGATGGTTGAGCCAAGAGGAGGCGAGCGCTCCTATTCACCTGCGACCGCGGGCACGCAGCATCAGCAACCAAACCCAGGAGATCGCCATTATTGGGCTTGCCGGTCGCTTTCCGGACGCAGACGATCTGCAGACCTACTGGCGCAACCTGCGTGAGGGCCGCGAGTCGATTCGCTTCTTCTCTGACCAGGAACTCCTTACTGCTGGTGTTGAACCGGAGCTGATCTCCCAGCCGAATTACGTCCGTGCTAACGGCTGTTTGTCTGATATCGCCAGTTTTGATGCGGCCTTTTTTGGCTTCACGCCAGCCGAGGCCGAGGTGATGGACCCGCAGCATCGGCTCTTTCTGGAAAGCGCCTGGCATACCCTCGAACATGCCGGGTATGGGGTGACGCAGAACGGCACCAGGATCGGCGTTTTTGCCGGATGCAGCCATAACGGCTATCTGATACACAATCTGTTACCTCACCTATATTTGACTGAGCAACCCGGTATTTACCAGGTCATCCTCGGCAACGATAAAGACTTTCTCCCAACCCGCACCTCTTATGCCTTGGACCTGAAAGGACCGAGTGTCAACGTCCAGACTGCCTGCTCGACCTCACTGGTGGCTGTGCACTTGGCCTGCAAAAGCTTACTCGACGGCGAGTGCGAGATGGCGTTAGCTGGCGGCGTAGCGCTGAAGATTCCCCAAGTGTCTGGCTACGTCTATCAGGAGGGCATGATCCACTCACCCGATGGTCACTGTCGCGCCTTCGACGCCAACGCTCAGGGGACGACCTGGGGCAGTGGGGTCGGCATTGTCTTGTTGAAACCACTTGCCGCCGCCCGTGCTGATCGTGACACCATTTATGCGGTGATCAAGGGCTCCGCGATCAATAACGATGGCGCAGTGAAAGTCGGGTTTACTGCGCCGGGAGTGCAAGGCCAGGCGGAAGTCATTGCCGAGGCGCAAGCGCGGGCTGGGGTAGACCCCGACAGTATCTCGTATATCGAAGCGCATGGCACCGGCACGCCTATGGGCGATCCTATAGAAATCGCGGCCCTCACGCGGGCGTTTCAGGAGGGGACGCAGCAGCAACAGTTCTGCGCTGTGGGTACGGTCAAAACCAATATCGGCCATCTCGACACGGCAGCCGGGATTGCCGGGCTGTGCAAAACCGTGCTGGCCCTCCAGCATCAGCAAATTCCCCCGACCCTCAACTTTCACCACGCCAACCCGGAGATTGACTTCGCGCATAGCCCTTTTTACGTCAACGACCAGCTTCGCGCCTGGCCGGTCAATGGCACACCTCGACGGGCCGGCGTGAGTTCATTTGGCATCGGCGGAACCAATGCCCATCTGATCGTCGAGGAAGCTCCTGCACCGGAACCCTCTTCTTCCTCGCGACCGTGCCAGCTCCTCATCGTATCAGCGCGCAGCCAGACGGCAGAGAGCGATATGCGTAGCAATTTGTCGGCGCATCTTCGCAACCAACCTGGTCTGGCGATTGCCGACGTTGGTTACACCCTCGCAGTGGGGCGTCGGCAGTTCGCCCACCGGAGCGCAGTGGTGTGTCGTGATGGCGAAGATGCGGTGGTGGCTCTGCACGCGAGTGACCGCCTGCGGTCTGGCCAGGTACAAAAAGTAGGAACAGAACAAACGGTGATTTTCATGTTCCCCGGTCAAGGCGCGCAATATGCGGGCATGGGAGCGGAACTCTACCGTACGGAAGCGGTCTTCCGCCAGCAGATCGATCAGTGTGCAGAACTACTGCAGGAGGAGCTCGGGCTCGACCTCCGCCAGGTCCTGTATCCACAACCGCAAGACATGGCGGCTGCGACGGCGCAAATGGCACAAACGTGGCTGACCCAACCAGCGCTGTTTGTCACGGAGTACGCCTTGGCGCGTCTGTGGATAGCGTGGGGAGTGACGCCACGCGCCATGATTGGCCACAGTCTGGGCGAGTACGTTGCTGCCTGTCTGGCTGGAGTGTTCGACTTGAAAACCGCGCTGCAGCTTGTCGCCCGCCGAGGGAGGCTGATGTGGGAACAACCACAAGGAGCGATGCTCGCGGTTTCCCTGTCAGCAGCGGATGTCCGCCCCTTACTCACAGACAGTGTCTCGATCGCTGCAGTCAACACACCTGGGGAGTGCGTGGTGTCCGGTCCGACTCCGGCGCTTGAGGCGCTGGCTGCGCGGCTCGAAAAGGACGGGGTTCCCTGCCGTTTCCTGCAGACCTCGCACGCTTTTCACTCGGCGATGATGGAGACGGTGGTCACGCCCTTCACCAAGATCTTGGAGAACGTACAACTAAATCCGCCGACATTGCCGTTTGTCTCCAACCTGACCGGCAGGTGGATTCGCGCCGATGAGGCCACTGACCCACACTATTGGGCACAGCACCTGCGCTGCACAGTCAACTTCGCAGCAGGGATCGCCACCATATTGGACCAGCCGAATCGACTCTTGCTGGAAGTTGGTCCGGGGACCACCCTGGGTGGCTTTGCGCGACGGCAACCCTTAGCCAAAAATGGCCATACGGTACTCGCGTCTCTCCGGCGTCCGGACCCCAAGCGACACAGCGACGGACGTAGTGGAGAAACATGGACGCTCCTCGATAGTCTGGGGCAGTTGTGGACCGCAGGAGTCGAGGTTGATTGGTCGGCGTATTATGGGCACGAACGCCTGTCGCGCATTCCGTTGCCTGGCTATCCCTTTGAGCGACAGCGTTATTGGATCGACGCTCCTGATCTCGCAACGCTCACCCGTCAACACAACCCACACAAAAAGCAGCCGTTCGAGCAGTGGTTTTACCTCCCTGGTTGGAAGCCGACGCTCACTCCGCGTGCGATTGGCTCTGAAGATTTCGCGGGCGCGTCTCGCCTGTGGCTGGTACTGAGTGACAATACCGAACTGAGCCAGCGAACGATCGCCAAACTGCAACACGAGGGCCAAGAGGTCATCACTGTTTTCCAGAGCAATCGTTGCGAGCGAAGCGGGCAGACGTTTTGGCTCCGACCCCTCGCGCCTGACGATTACGAGTTCATGATTCAAGCCATAGGTGAGCGCTCCATCTATAAGATCCTCCATTTGTGGAGTCTCTCGGTGAGTGATGAACAGGGGCCGGATTATTTTGCCCGAGCTCAGGAAGGGGGCTATTACAGCCTCTTGTTCTTGGGGCGTGCCCTCGCCAAGCAGCAGTCGTGCCCAGGCACGACCATAGCGGTGATTACCAACCATGTGCATGATGTGAACGGTCTTGGCGAAGTCTGTCCAGAGAAGGCGACGCTCCTCGGCCCGTGTTTGGTCATGCCCCAAGAAATGCCGCAAATAACCTGTCGGTGCTTGGACATCGTACTTCCGCAGCAGGGGAGGGACGTACCAGCCAGTGATGTTGAGAGTCTCGTGGGTACTGTGCTCGCGGAACTTGAGGTTGGGCCTGGCGATCCGTTGGTTGCCTACCGAGGCCAGCGCCGACTGGTGCCGCGCTTCGACCGTGTGACGCTCGATGCCGAGGTGAGCCCTGTCAGACGGCTGCGCCAGCAGGGAGTGTATGTCATCACTGGCGGTTTGGGAAATGTGAGCCTGAGGCTCGCGAGATATTTGGCTGAAACAGTACAGGCGCGGATTGTGCTTTTGGGCCGGTCATTTTTTCCCGCACCTTCGCAGTGGGATCCTTGGCTGCAATGTCATCCCGAGCACGATGAGCTCAGTTGCAAGATTCGCCTGATGCGAGAGATTGAGGCGATGGGAGCTGAGGTACTCTTGGTGCGCGCTGATGTGGCCGACGAACAAGAGATGCGCGCCGCATTCGCAGAGGTGCACGACCGCTTTGGGGTGATTCATGGGGTTATTCATGCGGCTGGTAGTCTCGATGATTCCTCCTACGTCACCGCGTTCACGGACGTGGGGCAAAACGAATCGCAGGTGCAATTTACCGCCAAGGTGCACGGTCTGTATGTCCTGGAAAAGCTCTTGCAGGGACACGCCCTCGATTTTTGTCTGGTGACCTCGTCGAATTCCGCGGTGTTAGGCGGTGTGGGATTTACCGCGTATAGTGCCGCCAATAGTTTTATCGACGCCTTTGTTGCGAGACAGAACCGACAGGGAAGAACCCCGTGGCTCAGTGCCAACTGGGATGCCTGGCCTGCTGAGCAGCCTGCACAGATGTCGACTGCGACAGAGTTGTCCATGACACCGGTAGAATCCGTCAAGACGTTTCAGCGGCTGGTTTCTTGTGTCGCGGCTGGCCGCCTGATCATTGCCACCGGTGACCTCCAGGCGCGATTCGACTACTGGGTACGTCGTCAAGGTGATCTGGCAGGACACCGCACACCTGCGCCGGGTGCTGACCACGTACGGCCCGAACTGACCACGACCTACGCCGCCCCGACCGGCGAGGTGGCAAGTCAGCTCGCGGCGCTGTGGCAGCAGCTTTTGGGATTCGCCACCGTAGGCATCCACGACGACTTCTTTGAGTTGGGTGGCGACTCGTTGATGGCTATTCGACTCATGGCCATGATCAAAGAACGCTTTGGCAAACGGTTACCGATTAGCGTGTTATTAGCGAACCCCACCATTCACCACTTGGTGGAAGTCTTGGAGGAGCCAGAAAGCGCATTTGCCTTCTCACCACTGGTGACGCTGCAAGCTAAAGGTACGCGCCAAGCGTTTTATTGTGTTCCCGGAACCGGGGGGAACGTCCTCTATTTTCATGAGTTCGCGCGCTGCCTGGCAGAATATGGCCATCCGTTTTACGGGTTCCAAGCCTTGGGACTTGACGGTCATATCCCACCACTGACCAGGATTGAGGAGATCGCCGCGCAAAACATCCACGCGCTGCAACAGGGGCAACCCCAAGGACCTTATTATCTGGGTGGACACTCGTTTGGCAGTTGGGTGGCGTTGGAGATGGCACGGCAATTACAAACAAATGGTCACCAGGTCGCCATCGTCGCCATTCTCGACACCGGGGTGCCGTCGGTACGAGATCTCTCGGCGATGGGAGGATGGAATGACACGCGGTGGCTCATCGCGCTCGCCGATACGCTGAGCCGGATGTACGAAAACCCCGCCTCTTTGCACTATGACGACCTCGCTGCCCTGACCTGGACTGCGCAAATCGAAGTGCTCACTCGTACGATGGAAACGCTCGGTATTATCCAACCCGGGACTGACGCGAGCGAAATCCGTGGCTTTGTGGAAGTGTACAAAACCCAGGCGCAGATCCGCTATCATCCCGAACCCTCTCCTCGGGTCCGTGTGGCGTTGTTCCGCGCCCGCGAGCCGCACGCTGATTTTTTATCGGGCATGCCAGAATCCGTGAAGAATGATGAAACCTGGGGCTGGCAGCGCTACAGCGACGGGCAACCGATCGTGGAATATGTTCCAGGCAATCATCTCACTATGATGAACCAGCCCCACGTGCGTCAGCTTGCGGAACGCTTACATGTGGTGTTGTCTGGGATATAG
- a CDS encoding MbtH family NRPS accessory protein — protein MPREEQEDTTIYKVVVNHEEQYSILPADRENPLGWKDAGKSGLKAECLAHIETVWTDMRPLSLRKQMAEAARAPRPEPHAGGKATEESTKDDLVQRLAAGSHPVEVSLRPQKTAKILQQCIDRGYVQIKFPATKGGTEFGVRLDPQASDLSRADFDKQTGIARLVGGVTLNFVKVRCIADIDLTTLTGQGHLEVVEEERLPLQ, from the coding sequence ATGCCAAGAGAAGAACAAGAAGATACCACCATCTACAAGGTCGTAGTGAATCACGAAGAGCAATACTCCATCCTTCCCGCCGATCGTGAGAACCCGCTAGGTTGGAAAGACGCCGGGAAAAGCGGGCTTAAAGCCGAATGTTTGGCTCACATCGAAACTGTATGGACCGACATGCGACCACTGAGTCTGCGCAAACAAATGGCAGAGGCCGCGCGCGCCCCCCGCCCCGAGCCCCATGCTGGTGGGAAGGCGACCGAAGAAAGTACCAAGGATGACCTGGTGCAACGCTTAGCTGCAGGAAGCCACCCAGTCGAAGTGAGTCTTCGTCCGCAGAAAACAGCCAAGATCCTGCAACAATGTATCGACAGAGGATATGTACAAATAAAGTTTCCCGCAACCAAAGGGGGAACAGAGTTCGGAGTGAGACTTGATCCCCAGGCGAGTGATCTGAGTCGCGCTGACTTTGACAAGCAAACTGGCATAGCTCGCCTCGTCGGCGGGGTCACCCTCAATTTCGTGAAAGTGCGCTGCATCGCCGACATCGATCTGACCACGCTGACTGGACAGGGGCACCTTGAGGTAGTTGAGGAAGAGCGATTACCATTGCAGTAA
- a CDS encoding thioesterase — MGEHTRNPRLLPDSSFGRTIGTSSPPGQTKFNAWITCPFPKPTAQVRLFCLPFAGGAASIYRTWGPALPQMVEVCPIQLPGRENRLSEPLYTNVGVLAERLAHEILAYAEKPFALFGHSMGALLAFELTRALRRHDGPLPRALFLSAHRAAHLPLRRQPLSGLPDGEFIRAVRRLGGTPDGVFEHPELRKLALPVLRADFTMCDRYSFVPESPLNCPLILYAGRQDIEVLPQEVEVWREHTTGVARLHLFPGDHFFLRSDRDVLLRSIASVLA, encoded by the coding sequence ATGGGAGAGCACACACGAAATCCGCGCTTGTTACCCGATTCCTCTTTTGGTCGTACTATAGGGACCTCTTCACCACCGGGACAGACGAAATTCAACGCTTGGATTACCTGTCCATTCCCCAAGCCAACGGCTCAAGTGCGGCTGTTTTGTCTCCCCTTTGCTGGGGGCGCTGCGTCGATCTATCGCACCTGGGGACCAGCACTTCCCCAGATGGTCGAAGTATGCCCAATACAACTTCCCGGACGGGAGAATCGCCTGAGCGAACCGCTCTACACCAATGTCGGAGTGTTAGCCGAGCGCCTTGCTCACGAGATCCTCGCCTACGCTGAGAAACCATTCGCCCTGTTCGGCCACAGCATGGGTGCGCTATTGGCGTTCGAACTGACCAGGGCTTTGCGGCGACACGACGGTCCCTTGCCGCGCGCTCTCTTCCTCTCAGCTCACCGGGCCGCGCATTTACCGTTACGTCGACAACCCCTCTCTGGTCTGCCTGATGGAGAATTCATCCGAGCAGTGCGTCGTCTTGGCGGCACTCCCGACGGGGTATTTGAACATCCAGAACTGCGCAAGCTCGCATTGCCGGTGTTGCGTGCGGATTTTACCATGTGCGACCGTTACAGCTTTGTTCCTGAATCACCACTCAATTGCCCCCTCATATTGTACGCCGGTCGCCAAGATATCGAGGTGTTGCCACAAGAAGTTGAGGTCTGGAGAGAACATACGACGGGAGTCGCGAGACTGCATCTGTTTCCCGGAGATCATTTCTTCCTACGTTCAGACCGCGACGTGCTGCTACGATCGATTGCGAGCGTATTGGCGTAG